The proteins below come from a single Zea mays cultivar B73 chromosome 8, Zm-B73-REFERENCE-NAM-5.0, whole genome shotgun sequence genomic window:
- the LOC100192107 gene encoding DUF1692 domain, endoplasmic reticulum vescicle transporter protein isoform X1, translating into MARIPSLKSLNAFPHAEEHLLKKTYSGAVVTIFGLLIMITLFVHELQFYLTTYTVHQMSVDLKRGETLPIHINMSFPSLPCEVLSVDAIDMSGKHEVDLHTNIWKLRLDKYGHIIGTEYLSDLVEKGHGAHHDHDHDHDHHDEQKKHEQTFNEEAEKMIKSVKQALGNGEGCRVYGMLDVQRVAGNFHISVHGLNIFVAEKIFEGSNHVNVSHVIHELSFGPKYPGIHNPLDETSRILHDTSGTFKYYIKVVPTEYKYLSKKVLPTNQFSVTEYFLPIRPTDRAWPAVYFLYDLSPITVTIKEERRNFLHFVTRLCAVLGGTFAMTGMLDRWMYQLIKTVTNSKTRSVLR; encoded by the exons ATGGCGAGGATACCGTCTCTGAAGAGCCTCAATGCGTTTCCACATGCGGAAGAGCACTTGTTGAAGAAGACTTACTCTGGCGCTGTTG TGACAATTTTTGGGCTACTTATAATGATTACACTGTTTGTGCATGAGCTGCAGTTTTATCTTACCACCTACACGGTGCATCAG ATGTCTGTAGATCTGAAACGAGGAGAAACTCTGCCAATCCATATCAATATGTCATTTCCTTCTTTGCCATGTGAAG TATTGAGTGTGGATGCAATTGACATGTCTGGGAAACATGAAGTTGATTTGCATACAAATATTTGGAAG CTTCGCTTGGATAAGTATGGCCATATAATCGGTACAGAGTACTTGTCTGACCTAGTTGAAAAGGGGCATGGGGCACATCATGATCATG ACCATGATCATGACCATCACGATGAACAAAAGAAGCATGAACAAACCTTCAACGAAGAAGCAGAAAAAATGATCAAGAGTGTGAAACAAGCACTCGGAAATGGTGAAGGCTGCCGA GTCTATGGGATGTTGGATGTGCAGAGAGTGGCTGGTAACTTCCATATCTCAGTGcatggtttgaacatttttgttGCTGAAAAG ATTTTTGAAGGGTCAAACCATGTGAACGTCAGTCATGTTATCCACGAGCTGTCATTTGGCCCAAAGTATCCAGGAATTCATAACCCACTGGATGAAACTTCAAGGATACTTCATGACACAAGTGGAACCTTCAAATACTATATTAAG GTTGTTCCGACTGAGTACAAATATCTGTCAAAGAAAGTATTGCCAACAAATCAGTTTTCTGTCACTGAGTATTTTCTTCCCATCCGTCCAACTGACAGGGCCTGGCCAG CGGTTTACTTCCTGTATGATCTGTCACCAATTACAGTCACCATCAAAGAGGAAAGAAGGAACTTCCTTCATTTTGTAACTCGTCTATGTGCAGTTCTTGGTGGCACATTTGCCATGACAG GAATGCTTGACCGGTGGATGTACCAGCTTATCAAGACAGTCACCAACTCAAAGACCAGAAGTGTACTGCGGTAA
- the LOC100192107 gene encoding DUF1692 domain, endoplasmic reticulum vescicle transporter protein: MSVDLKRGETLPIHINMSFPSLPCEVLSVDAIDMSGKHEVDLHTNIWKLRLDKYGHIIGTEYLSDLVEKGHGAHHDHDHDHDHHDEQKKHEQTFNEEAEKMIKSVKQALGNGEGCRVYGMLDVQRVAGNFHISVHGLNIFVAEKIFEGSNHVNVSHVIHELSFGPKYPGIHNPLDETSRILHDTSGTFKYYIKVVPTEYKYLSKKVLPTNQFSVTEYFLPIRPTDRAWPAVYFLYDLSPITVTIKEERRNFLHFVTRLCAVLGGTFAMTGMLDRWMYQLIKTVTNSKTRSVLR, encoded by the exons ATGTCTGTAGATCTGAAACGAGGAGAAACTCTGCCAATCCATATCAATATGTCATTTCCTTCTTTGCCATGTGAAG TATTGAGTGTGGATGCAATTGACATGTCTGGGAAACATGAAGTTGATTTGCATACAAATATTTGGAAG CTTCGCTTGGATAAGTATGGCCATATAATCGGTACAGAGTACTTGTCTGACCTAGTTGAAAAGGGGCATGGGGCACATCATGATCATG ACCATGATCATGACCATCACGATGAACAAAAGAAGCATGAACAAACCTTCAACGAAGAAGCAGAAAAAATGATCAAGAGTGTGAAACAAGCACTCGGAAATGGTGAAGGCTGCCGA GTCTATGGGATGTTGGATGTGCAGAGAGTGGCTGGTAACTTCCATATCTCAGTGcatggtttgaacatttttgttGCTGAAAAG ATTTTTGAAGGGTCAAACCATGTGAACGTCAGTCATGTTATCCACGAGCTGTCATTTGGCCCAAAGTATCCAGGAATTCATAACCCACTGGATGAAACTTCAAGGATACTTCATGACACAAGTGGAACCTTCAAATACTATATTAAG GTTGTTCCGACTGAGTACAAATATCTGTCAAAGAAAGTATTGCCAACAAATCAGTTTTCTGTCACTGAGTATTTTCTTCCCATCCGTCCAACTGACAGGGCCTGGCCAG CGGTTTACTTCCTGTATGATCTGTCACCAATTACAGTCACCATCAAAGAGGAAAGAAGGAACTTCCTTCATTTTGTAACTCGTCTATGTGCAGTTCTTGGTGGCACATTTGCCATGACAG GAATGCTTGACCGGTGGATGTACCAGCTTATCAAGACAGTCACCAACTCAAAGACCAGAAGTGTACTGCGGTAA